A genomic window from Quercus lobata isolate SW786 chromosome 10, ValleyOak3.0 Primary Assembly, whole genome shotgun sequence includes:
- the LOC115965621 gene encoding LOB domain-containing protein 40-like isoform X1: MRLSCNGCRILRKGCSDSCTIRPCLQWIKTPESQANATFFLAKFYGRAGLINLINAGPEHLRPAIFKSLLYEACGRIVNPIYGSTGLLWSGSWQLCQAAVEAVLKGLPITQVSSESAFKACDIRHVSKEEIQRPSDQLHKVKSRRSRFKKSSAAAKHMPKVESVSDELAGVTWNELGGPVKKMSRDDELGTSENRSCGGGAEAETDCVSAETVEASLAKSEERADGSDVELDLDLSLGLGNWDRETCKVDVALFYPLD; encoded by the exons ATGCGTTTGAGTTGTAACGGCTGTCGAATCCTTCGCAAAGGCTGCAGCGATAGCTGCACCATTAGACCCTGCCTTCAATGGATCAAAACCCCTGAATCCCAAGCCAACGCCACTTTTTTCTTAGCCAAGTTCTATGGTCGAGCCGGCCTCATCAATCTCATCAATGCCGGCCCCGAACATCTTCGTCCAG CAATATTCAAGTCTTTGCTATATGAAGCTTGTGGGAGAATAGTCAACCCGATTTACGGTTCAACCGGGTTGCTATGGTCCGGGAGCTGGCAGCTCTGCCAAGCCGCCGTCGAAGCCGTTCTTAAAGGCTTGCCCATCACGCAAGTCTCTTCGGAGTCGGCTTTCAAAGCCTGCGATATACGCCACGTGTCCAAGGAGGAGATACAGAGACCGTCCGATCAGCTTCACAAGGTTAAGTCTCGGAGGAGCCGGTTCAAGAAGAGCTCGGCTGCTGCGAAGCACATGCCGAAGGTGGAGTCTGTGAGTGACGAGTTGGCTG GTGTCACGTGGAACGAGTTAGGTGGGCCGGTGAAGAAGATGAGTCGTGATGATGAGTTGGGGACGAGTGAGAATCGGAGTTGTGGAGGAGGAGCTGAGGCTGAGACTGACTGTGTTTCGGCTGAGACTGTGGAGGCTTCGCTGGCTAAGTCTGAGGAACGAGCCGATGGTAGTGACGTGGAGTTGGATTTGGATCTCAGTTTGGGCCTTGGGAATTGGGATAGGGAGACGTGTAAGGTGGATGTGGCCTTGTTCTACCCGCTTGATTAG
- the LOC115965621 gene encoding LOB domain-containing protein 40-like isoform X2 has product MRLSCNGCRILRKGCSDSCTIRPCLQWIKTPESQANATFFLAKFYGRAGLINLINAGPEHLRPAIFKSLLYEACGRIVNPIYGSTGLLWSGSWQLCQAAVEAVLKGLPITQVSSESAFKACDIRHVSKEEIQRPSDQLHKVKSRRSRFKKSSAAAKHMPKVESVSDELAGVTWNELGGPVKKMSRDDELGTSENRSCGGGAEAETDCVSAETVEASLAKSEERADGSDVELDLDLSLGLGNWDRETCKVDVALFYPLD; this is encoded by the exons ATGCGTTTGAGTTGTAACGGCTGTCGAATCCTTCGCAAAGGCTGCAGCGATAGCTGCACCATTAGACCCTGCCTTCAATGGATCAAAACCCCTGAATCCCAAGCCAACGCCACTTTTTTCTTAGCCAAGTTCTATGGTCGAGCCGGCCTCATCAATCTCATCAATGCCGGCCCCGAACATCTTCGTCCAG CAATATTCAAGTCTTTGCTATATGAAGCTTGTGGGAGAATAGTCAACCCGATTTACGGTTCAACCGGGTTGCTATGGTCCGGGAGCTGGCAGCTCTGCCAAGCCGCCGTCGAAGCCGTTCTTAAAGGCTTGCCCATCACGCAAGTCTCTTCGGAGTCGGCTTTCAAAGCCTGCGATATACGCCACGTGTCCAAGGAGGAGATACAGAGACCGTCCGATCAGCTTCACAAGGTTAAGTCTCGGAGGAGCCGGTTCAAGAAGAGCTCGGCTGCTGCGAAGCACATGCCGAAG GTGGAGTCTGTGAGTGACGAGTTGGCTGGTGTCACGTGGAACGAGTTAGGTGGGCCGGTGAAGAAGATGAGTCGTGATGATGAGTTGGGGACGAGTGAGAATCGGAGTTGTGGAGGAGGAGCTGAGGCTGAGACTGACTGTGTTTCGGCTGAGACTGTGGAGGCTTCGCTGGCTAAGTCTGAGGAACGAGCCGATGGTAGTGACGTGGAGTTGGATTTGGATCTCAGTTTGGGCCTTGGGAATTGGGATAGGGAGACGTGTAAGGTGGATGTGGCCTTGTTCTACCCGCTTGATTAG